In Zingiber officinale cultivar Zhangliang chromosome 6A, Zo_v1.1, whole genome shotgun sequence, a single genomic region encodes these proteins:
- the LOC121996783 gene encoding E3 ubiquitin-protein ligase UPL3-like isoform X1 yields METRSRKRAEASSSAPSSQTSPVTRRAKRSRTATASSQAPPALSTRSRRSQNLPLSPPSFSSSAAAAAATVTAPPMDSSAGDSVGRRRRSSGKSHQSSADRDRDAADRGKEAGASRSRDRDRDAERMLGLSFDGGGADDDNDGEGSLGILHQNLTSASSALQGLLRKLGAGFDDLLPPSALPASSSQQSGRLKKILAGLRADGEEDKQFDALNQLCEMLSIGTEDSLGSIAMDSFVPVLVGLLNHESNPDIMLLAARALTYLCDVLPASCTSVVRYGAVPCFCARLLTIEYMDLAEQSLQALKKISQEHPTACLRAGALMAVLSYLDFFSTGVQRVALSTAANMCKKLPSDAADFVMEAIPLLTNLLNYHDAKVVEHASVCLTRIAEAFASCPDKLDELCNHGLLAQAAGLISLSNSGGQVSLSTSTYTGLIRLLSTCASGSPLAAKSLLLLGISGTLKDILLSSALVSGSSVSPAMTRPPEQVYATVNLVDELLPSLPIGTVSLPMLSNVLVKGTATKNSLACTSSKHDGSSETTTEVSAHGKLLQEQPELLQQFGMDLLPVIIQVYSSSISGPVRHKCLSIIAKLMYFNSADMIQALLTVANISSFIAGILACKDPQLLIPALQIAEILMDKLPGTFSKMFVREGVVHAVDALILLESSSVVPSLPPISEKDSDPSPGIPWRSRRNQRRNGASNTENNSPYDSKGSISEVSNSPTTSEAPLANLNFRSTVSSLAKAFKDKYFPVDADATEAGFTEDLIRLKNLCSKLNAIVENAKKKTKGKAKASGVYSFDLSASNEEQLNEVIAEMLFELQKGDGVSTFEFIGSGVVLALLDYFTCGTFEKEKVSEANLPKFRQQALRRYKCFVATALPLEPKDGSKIPMSILVQKLQNALSSLEHFPVAISPLARSSYGSARFSSGLGALCHPFKLRLCRAQGEKSLRDYSSNVVLIDPLASLAAVEDFLWPRVQRSDSAHKSSSSAGNSDPVAAVTSGSAAPTPSTPGHRPSTRSRSSVTIGVPAKKDVSEVSASSSKGKGKAVVKCSADESRGPQTRNAARRRAASDKETEIKTSHSESTSEWFMQDELDMSPVEMDDTLMLVDDDISDEEDDHEEVLRDDSLPVCIPDKVHDVKLGDASDEGAADCSANDNQVKSISTLNDRSATERATESSEFRRGSVFGSRGAMSFAAAAMAGLASIGGRGIRVGRDYRGLASGSSSSDHQNKLIFTVGGKQLSKHLTIYQAFQRQLNMDEDDDEKLNGSEFPSDDNSFWSDIFMITYQKADGQADKTSQGCSNSSKSFKPASTSDFVSHKKFQGMSLLDSILQGELPCDLEKNNPTYNVLALLRVLDSLNQLSAHLRTQAITDDFAEGKISNLDEIYRNGPKVSPEEFVNRKLTPKLARQMQDALALCSGSLPPWCYQLTKACPFLFPFDTRRQYFYSTAFGLSRALHRLQQQQNSDNQNSTSEREVRVGRLQRQKVRIARNRILDSAVKVMTMYVSQKAVLEVEYFGEVGTGLGPTLEFYTLLSHDLQKVELGLWRTNTTSESSVMLIDVNGTDSRENDDSLQEKKAVNDLPVGRQDIVQSPLGLFPRPWPPGADASDGSQFSKVIEYFRLVGQTMAKALQDGRLLDLPLSMAFYKLVLGQELELHDILLFDAEFGKILQELQALVLHKQFLDSNAGNNQMAIADLHFQGASIEDLCLYFTLPGYPEYILKDGGENIMVDVNNLEEYVSLVVDATIKTGIIRQIEAFRTGFNQVFDISSLQIFSPHELDILICGRIELWEPDSLVDNIKFDHGYTAKSPAIINLLEIMGEFTAEQQHAFCQFVTGAPRLPPGGLAALNPKLTIVRKLSAAAVNPTSNENGVSESVDDDLPSVMTCANYLKLPPYSTKEIMHKRILYAISEGQGSFDLS; encoded by the exons ATGGAAACACGTAGCCGGAAGCGGGCGGAGGCCTCCTCGTCGGCGCCCTCTTCTCAGACATCACCCGTCACTCGCCGCGCCAAACGCTCCCGCACCGCCACTGCTTCTTCCCAGGCTCCCCCGGCTCTCTCTACGCGCTCACGCCGTTCCCAGAACCTTCCGTTGTCTCCTCCCTCCTTCTCGTCTTCTGCTGCTGCTGCCGCCGCCACTGTCACTGCCCCTCCCATGGACTCCTCCGCTGGAGATTCCGTCGGTCGTCGCCGTCGCAGCTCCGGCAAGAGTCACCAGTCCTCTGCTGACCGCGATCGGGATGCTGCCGACAGAGGGAAGGAGGCGGGGGCATCCAGGTCCAGAGACAGGGATAGGGACGCCGAGAGGATGTTAGGGTTGAGTTTTGATGGCGGAGGAGCTGACGATGATAACGATGGCGAGGGTAGTCTCGGTATCCTCCATCAGAATCTGACATCAGCTAGCAGCGCCCTTCAGGGGCTTCTTAGGAAATTGGGTGCTGGTTTTGATGATCTCCTGCCGCCGTCTGCCCTGCCAGCCTCTTCCTCACAGCAGAGTGGGCGGCTGAAAAAGATCTTAGCTGGTCTTCGTGCTGATGGCGAGGAGGATAAGCAGTTTGATGCCCTGAACCAGCTCTGTGAGATGCTGTCCATCGGAACTGAGGATTCTCTTGGGTCGATAGCGATGGACTCATTTGTGCCAGTGCTTGTGGGACTTCTTAACCACGAGAGCAACCCTGACATAATGCTACTCGCGGCCAGGGCCCTCACCTACTTGTGTGATGTCCTGCCTGCTTCATGCACGTCTGTTGTTCGATATGGTGCTGTTCCTTGCTTCTGCGCCCGCCTTCTCACTATAGAGTACATGGACCTAGCTGAACAG TCACTGCAAGCTCTGAAGAAGATATCACAAGAACACCCAACAGCTTGTTTACGTGCTGGTGCGCTTATGGCAGTGCTGTCTTACCTAGACTTCTTTTCCACAGGAGTTCAG AGAGTGGCTCTCTCCACTGCAGCAAATATGTGCAAGAAACTCCCATCCGATGCAGCTGATTTTGTCATGGAAGCAATTCCATTGTTGACCAACCTTCTTAACTATCATGATGCAAAG GTTGTAGAACATGCTTCTGTTTGCCTGACAAGAATTGCAGAAGCATTTGCATCGTGCCCTGACAAACTAGACGAGTTATGTAATCATGGATTGCTTGCACAAGCAGCAGGACTGATTTCCCTCAGCAATTCAGGAGGACAAGTCTCTCTGAGTACTTCTACATATACG GGTTTAATCCGTCTCCTTTCAACTTGCGCTAGTGGATCTCCTCTAGCAGCTAAAAGCCTTCTTCTTTTAGGAATTAGTGGTACTCTTAAAGATATTCTTCTGAGTTCTGCACTTGTTTCTGGTTCTTCTGTTTCACCTGCCATGACTAGGCCACCTGAGCAG GTTTATGCAACAGTGAACCTTGTAGATGAACTTCTGCCTTCCTTGCCCATTGGAACAGTTTCTTTGCCAATGCTCTCTAATGTACTTGTGAAAGGAACAGCTACCAAAAATTCTCTTGCTTGCACTTCTAGCAAGCATGATGGATCTAGTGAAACTACTACAGAAGTATCAGCTCATGGGAAATTATTGCAAGAGCAACCTGAACTTCTGCAGCAATTTGGAATGGATCTGCTTCCTGTTATCATACAA GTGTATTCTTCCAGTATAAGCGGTCCTGTTCGTCATAAATGTTTGTCTATTATTGCAAAGTTGATGTATTTCAACTCAGCGGATATGATCCAGGCATTGCTTACTGTTGCAAACATATCTAG TTTTATAGCTGGCATTTTAGCATGTAAAGACCCACAATTGTTGATTCCTGCTCTTCAGATTGCAGAGATTCTTATGGATAAGCTTCCTGGAACATTTTCCAAGATGTTTGTCAGGGAGGGGGTTGTTCATGCTGTTGATGCACTAATACTTTTAGAATCTTCAAGTGTTGTTCCTTCTCTTCCGCCAATCTCTGAAAAGGACAGTGATCCTTCTCCTGGAATACCTTGGCGTTCTCGTCGTAATCAACGACGGAATGGTGCTTCCAACACGGAAAATAACTCACCCTATGACTCAAAAGGATCTATATCAGAAGTTTCTAATTCTCCAACTACAAGCGAAGCGCCATTGgcaaatttaaattttcgttctACAGTTAGTTCCCTCGCCAAGGCTTTCAAAGATAAGTATTTTCCAGTAGATGCCGATGCAACTGAAGCCGGATTCACTGAAGATCTCATTCGTCTCAAAAATCTTTGCTCTAAGTTAAATGCCATTGTTGAAAATGCAAAGAAAAAAACTAAAGGTAAAGCTAAAGCCTCTGGGGTGTACTCCTTTGATTTATCTGCTAGTAATGAGGAACAACTAAATGAAGTGATAGCAGAGATGCTGTTTGAACTTCAAAAAGGTGATGGTGTATCCACTTTTGAGTTTATTGGCAGTGGGGTTGTTTTGGCATTGTTAGACTATTTTACTTGTGGGACATTTGAGAAAGAGAAAGTTTCTGAAGCCAATTTGCCAAAGTTTCGGCAACAAGCTCTCCGAAGGTACAAATGTTTTGTTGCAACTGCTCTTCCTTTGGAACCCAAGGATGGTAGCAAAATTCCAATGAGCATTTTGGTCCAAAAGCTTCAAAATGCTTTATCTTCTTTAGAACATTTTCCAGTTGCAATAAGCCCATTGGCTAGGTCTAGTTATGGAAGTGCTCGCTTCTCCTCTGGTTTAGGGGCTTTATGTCATCCTTTTAAGCTGCGTTTATGCCGTGCACAAGGTGAAAAATCTCTTCGTGATTATTCATCAAATGTTGTGCTTATTGATCCACTAGCTAGTCTCGCTGCTGTTGAAGACTTCCTCTGGCCAAGAGTTCAGCGAAGTGATTCAGCACATAAGTCATCTTCATCAGCTGGCAATTCTGATCCTGTAGCTGCTGTTACTTCTGGATCTGCTGCTCCAACACCATCAACTCCTGGACACCGTCCTTCAACCAGGTCTAGATCATCAGTTACAATTGGAGTTCCAGCTAAAAAAGATGTTTCAGAAGTAAGTGCAAGTTCTTCTAAAGGGAAGGGTAAAGCTGTTGTGAAATGTAGTGCAGATGAATCAAGAGGACCACAAACAAGAAATGCTGCCCGCAGAAGAGCTGCTTCAGACAAAGAGACAGAAATAAAAACTTCACACAGCGAGTCTACCTCTGAG TGGTTTATGCAGGATGAGTTGGACATGTCTCCTGTTGAGATGGATGACACACTTATGCTTGTAGATGATGACATCTCTGATGAGGAAGATGATCATGAAGAG GTATTGAGAGATGATTCTCTTCCTGTTTGTATACCCGATAAGGTACATGATGTCAAGCTTGGTGATGCCTCTGATGAAGGTGCAGCTGATTGTTCAGCAAATGATAATCAGGTAAAATCAATATCCACCTTGAATGACAGGTCTGCCACCGAAAGAGCCACAGAATCTTCTGAGTTTCGAAGAGGAAGTGTGTTCGGTTCAAGGGGAGCAATGTCATTCGCTGCAGCTGCAATGGCAGGCCTTGCTTCGATAGGTGGAAGAGGTATAAGAGTTGGCCGAGATTATCGTGGACTTGCCTCGGGTAGTAGTTCAAGTGACCATCAGAACAAGCTGATATTCACAGTTGGGGGAAAGCAGCTTAGCAAGCACTTGACTATTTATCAAGCTTTCCAGCGCCAACTTAATATGGATGAGGACGACGATGAGAAGCTCAACGGATCTGAATTCCCTAGTGATGACAATAGCTTCTGGAGTGATATATTTATGATAACATACCAAAAAGCTGATGGGCAGGCTGACAAAACTTCACAAGGATGTTCAAATTCTTCGAAGTCTTTCAAACCTGCATCTACTTCTGATTTCGTTAGTCACAAAAAATTTCAAGGAATGTCCCTTCTTGATAGCATCTTGCAAGGGGAGCTTCCTTGTGATCTTGAAAAAAACAATCCCACATATAATGTATTAGCATTATTGCGTGTCCTGGATAGCTTAAATCAATTGTCAGCCCATCTGAGAACCCAGGCCATTACTGATGATTTTGCAGAAGGAAAGATTTCTAATTTGGATGAAATTTATAGAAATGGTCCGAAGGTATCACCTGAGGAGTTTGTGAATAGAAAGTTAACTCCAAAGCTGGCTCGGCAAATGCAGGATGCTCTTGCCCTTTGTAGTGGAAGCCTTCCTCCATGGTGCTACCAGTTGACAAAAGCATGTCCTTTTCTTTTCCCATTTGACACCAGGAGGCAATATTTCTATTCAACAGCTTTTGGCCTTTCTCGAGCATTGCATCGACTTCAGCAACAACAGAATTCTGATAATCAGAATTCAACTAGTGAAAGAGAGGTTCGAGTTGGCAGACTGCAAAGACAAAAGGTTCGTATAGCCAGAAACCGTATCTTGGACTCTGCTGTAAAGGTTATGACAATGTATGTTAGTCAAAAAGCTGTCCTTGAAGTAGAATATTTTGGTGAGGTAGGCACTGGACTGGGCCCGACATTGGAATTCTATACCCTTTTAAGTCATGATTTGCAGAAGGTTGAATTGGGTTTATGGAGGACCAACACTACATCAGAGAGTTCTGTAATGCTAATCGATGTAAATGGAACAGATAGTAGAGAGAATGATGATAGTTTACAAGAAAAGAAAGCAGTCAATGATTTGCCTGTTGGAAGACAGGATATCGTACAATCTCCTCTTGGTTTATTCCCCCGTCCTTGGCCTCCTGGTGCAGATGCTTCAGATGGTAGTCAGTTTTCAAAGGTTATAGAGTATTTTCGTTTGGTTGGTCAGACTATGGCAAAAGCTCTACAAGATGGCCGACTTCTGGATTTGCCACTTTCAATGGCATTCTACAAACTTGTATTGGGCCAA GAGCTTGAATTGCATGACATTCTCTTATTTGATGCTGAGTTTGGAAAGATATTGCAAGAATTGCAAGCCCTTGTACTCCACAAACAATTTCTGGATTCAAATGCTGGTAATAATCAAATGGCAATTGCAGATTTACATTTCCAAGGTGCCTCAATTGAAGACCTGTGCTTATATTTTACCCTTCCTGGTTATCCTGAATACATTCTTAAAGATGGAGGGGAAAATATCATG GTTGATGTTAACAACTTGGAAGAGTATGTTAGTTTAGTAGTTGATGCAACTATTAAGACAGGCATTATAAGACAGATTGAAGCATTTAGAACCGGTTTCAATCAG GTCTTTGACATCTCCTCTTTACAAATATTTTCTCCACATGAACTTGACATCCTAATCTGCGGTCGGATAGAACTGTGGGAG CCTGACTCTCTAGTCGATAATATAAAGTTTGACCATGGGTACACTGCTAAAAGTCCTGCAATTATTAAT TTACTTGAGATAATGGGTGAATTCACAGCAGAGCAGCAGCATGCTTTTTGCCAATTTGTAACTGGTGCTCCAAGGCTTCCACCTGGTGGTTTAGCAGCATTAAATCCAAAGCTGACCATAGTTAGGAAG CTTTCTGCAGCCGCAGTTAACCCGACGTCTAACGAGAATGGGGTCTCTGAATCGGTGGATGATGATTTGCCTAGTGTTATGACCTGTGCAAATTACCTCAAACTCCCACCCTACTCAACTAAG GAAATCATGCACAAAAGAATCCTTTACGCCATCAGCGAAGGCCAGGGTTCCTTTGATCTCTCGTGA